GACAACCTGCATTACCTCTACTCGGTGCCGTGGCCGCCGCAGGGCCTGTACATGAATAAAGAGGTCTCGACGCTCGACGACCTCAAGGGCGTCAAGTTCCGCTCCTACTCCGCCGCGACCGCGCGGATGGCCGAGTTGACCGGCATGATCCCGGTACAGGTCGAGGCCGCGGAGCTGAGCCAGGCGCTGGCCACGGGTGTTGCCGAAAGCTTCATCTCGTCGGGCGCCACGGGCTATGACCGCAAGGTCTGGGAACATCTCAGCCATTTCTACGAGGTCGATGCCTGGCTGCCGCGCAACGCGGTCTTCGTGAACATGGATGCCTGGAACAGGCTCGACGACGCCACCAGGGACGTGGTGACCGACTGCGCCGAACAGGCCGCGGCCGAGGGGCTGGAACGCTCCAAGGACTATACCGAGTTCACCCTGAACGGCCTGGAAGAGGGCGGCATGACCGTCACCCGCGCCGGCGACGAGCTTGTCGCGGGGTTGAAGGAGATCGGCGAGACGATGACCGAGGAATGGCTGGAACAGGCTGGCGACGAGGGCCGCGCCATCGTCGAGGAATACAAGGGCGGCATGTAAGGCGGCCGGGCGGGCCGGGCATAGCCCCGGCCTGCATGCCGGGCGTGCGCCGCGCCGCTCCGCCGGACGGGCGAGGCGCGCGCGTCCGCCCAGCCGGGCGTGACGGCGCAACCAGGGGGACGGTCTATGGCGGCAGCGCGGGCGCTCCGGCGCGTTCTGGATATTCTCTATCTTGCGGGCGGCGTGGTGGCGGCGCTGTTTCTGGTGGCGATCCTCGTCATCATCGTGCTGCAGATGCTGGCGCGCTGGACCGGGCAGACCTTTCCGGGCGCGACCGATTACGCGGGCTACTGCATGGCGGCGGCCAGCTTCTTCGCCTTTGCCTACGCGCTGAACCACGGCGCGCATATCCGGGTATCGCTGTTCCTGTCGGTGCTGGGGCGCCACCGCCGCTGGGGTGAGCTGTGGTGTTTCGGCATCGGCGCGATCACCGCCACCTTCTTCGCCCGCTACGCGATCAAGGGCACCTACTGGTCGTGGAAGCTGGGCGAGATCAGCCAAGGGCTCGACAAGACGCCGACCTGGATCCCGCAAATCGCCATGTCGGTGGGCACCGTCCTCCTGGCGATCTGCTTCTGGGATCACCTGGTGCGGCTGATCCTTACCGGCGATCACGGCATTCGCCGCGACCTCGTCGACCAGAGCCACGCGGAGTAGGGGCCATGGAACAACTCGCCCCGATCGCGATCTTCCTGTTCGTGCTGTTCCTGCTCTTGGGCTCCGGCGTCTGGGTCGGCCTTGCGCTGATGGGCGTGGCCTATGTGGGGATGGACCTGTTCACCTCGCGCCCCGCGGGCGACGCGATGATCACCAAGATTTGGTCCTCGTCTTCCTCCTGGACGCTGACCGCGCTGCCCCTCTTCATCTGGATGGGCGAAATCCTCTACCGCACCCGATTATCCGAGGACATGTTCAAGGGCCTCAGTCCCTGGATGGCGCGGCTTCCGGGCGGGCTGGTGCATACGAATATCGTGGGCTGCACGGTCTTCGCGGCCGTCTCGGGGTCGTCGGCGGCCACGCTGACGACCGTCGGCAAGATGTCGATCCCGGAACTTCGCAATCGGAACTACCCCGAGACCATGGTCATCGGCACGCTGGCCGGCGCCGCCACGCTGGGGCTGATGATCCCGCCCTCGCTGACGCTGATCGTCTATGGCGTCACGATCAACGAGTCGATCACCAAGCTGTTCATGGCGGGCGTCCTACCGGGGCTGGTGCTGGCCGCGATGTTCATGGCCTATGTGGCGGCCGTCTCGAAACTGTCCAAGGGGTTCGACCCGACGCCCGAACCGCCGATGACCCTGCTGGAGAGGGTCAAGAACTCGCGCTTCCTGATCCCGGTGATCTGCCTGATCCTGGTGGTGATCGGGTCGATGTACATGGGGTACGCCACCGCGACCGAGGCCGCCGCCTTCGGCGTGATCGGCGCGCTGGTGCTGGCCGCGACCCAAGGATCACTGACCTGGGGCACCTTCACCGAAAGCCTGATGGGCGCGGTGCGCACCAGCGCGATGATCGCGCTGATCCTGGCCGGCGCGGCCTTCCTGTCGCTGTCGATGGGCTTTACCGGGCTGCCGCGCGGTCTGGCCGACCTGATCGCCAGCTGGGAGCTGTCGCGCTTCGAACTGCTGATGGCGCTCCTTGTCTTCTACATCGTGCTGGGCTGTTTCCTCGACGGCATCTCCTCGGTGGTGCTGACCATGGCGGTGGTCGAACCGATGATCCGGCAGGCGGGCATCGACATCATCTGGTTCGGCATCTTCATCGTCGTCGTGGTGGAAATGGCCCAGATCACGCCGCCCATCGGGT
This genomic window from Rhodovulum sp. ES.010 contains:
- a CDS encoding TRAP transporter small permease, which codes for MAAARALRRVLDILYLAGGVVAALFLVAILVIIVLQMLARWTGQTFPGATDYAGYCMAAASFFAFAYALNHGAHIRVSLFLSVLGRHRRWGELWCFGIGAITATFFARYAIKGTYWSWKLGEISQGLDKTPTWIPQIAMSVGTVLLAICFWDHLVRLILTGDHGIRRDLVDQSHAE
- a CDS encoding TRAP transporter large permease gives rise to the protein MEQLAPIAIFLFVLFLLLGSGVWVGLALMGVAYVGMDLFTSRPAGDAMITKIWSSSSSWTLTALPLFIWMGEILYRTRLSEDMFKGLSPWMARLPGGLVHTNIVGCTVFAAVSGSSAATLTTVGKMSIPELRNRNYPETMVIGTLAGAATLGLMIPPSLTLIVYGVTINESITKLFMAGVLPGLVLAAMFMAYVAAVSKLSKGFDPTPEPPMTLLERVKNSRFLIPVICLILVVIGSMYMGYATATEAAAFGVIGALVLAATQGSLTWGTFTESLMGAVRTSAMIALILAGAAFLSLSMGFTGLPRGLADLIASWELSRFELLMALLVFYIVLGCFLDGISSVVLTMAVVEPMIRQAGIDIIWFGIFIVVVVEMAQITPPIGFNLFVLQGMTGHEMNFIARAAIPMFLIMVVMVFVLIFFPELATWLPENIRQRPGG
- a CDS encoding TRAP transporter substrate-binding protein, whose protein sequence is MKTPATLLAATALATLATAASAEKWDMPMAYAATNFHSEVGANFAQCVTDGTGGELEIVTHPSGSLFGGAEIKRAVQTGQANIGERLMSAHQNENPLYGVDSIPFLVSSFDEHEKLWSIAQPAVAEALAEDNLHYLYSVPWPPQGLYMNKEVSTLDDLKGVKFRSYSAATARMAELTGMIPVQVEAAELSQALATGVAESFISSGATGYDRKVWEHLSHFYEVDAWLPRNAVFVNMDAWNRLDDATRDVVTDCAEQAAAEGLERSKDYTEFTLNGLEEGGMTVTRAGDELVAGLKEIGETMTEEWLEQAGDEGRAIVEEYKGGM